Proteins found in one Magnetofaba australis IT-1 genomic segment:
- a CDS encoding dimethyl sulfoxide reductase anchor subunit family protein produces the protein MKPAFSVIFLTTLIGAGQGLLFAMVTAQTYLRLQEAQPLPGDTFYALGALGALILLSLGLLASTFHLSHPTRGWRAIARWRTSWLSREVIMLPLFMGFVALYGVMHYFDFNQPHLTLGGLVNIELTLLVGWIASIVGLLLFICTGMVYASVKFLPEWRCGLTVVNYTLLGSASGYTAGAVLAVQKAGRVSDYILAWAIAITLTGMVTRIIQLRRNKRLRPAVTHKSAMGVHHGKIRQVSMGFMGGSYNTKEYFHGKSPSFVCSVKWAFLFLSFPIPIALLIAGRHLDILDLMFAAFIVQIFGLMLERWHFLADANHVQNIYYQTVG, from the coding sequence ATGAAACCTGCTTTTTCGGTGATCTTCCTCACCACTCTGATCGGCGCGGGCCAGGGCCTTCTGTTCGCCATGGTCACGGCGCAGACCTATCTGCGCCTGCAAGAGGCGCAGCCGCTGCCCGGCGACACCTTCTACGCCCTGGGCGCGCTGGGCGCATTGATCCTGTTGTCCCTGGGTCTGCTGGCCTCCACTTTCCACCTCAGCCACCCGACGCGCGGCTGGCGCGCCATTGCGCGCTGGCGCACCTCGTGGTTGTCGCGCGAAGTGATCATGCTGCCCCTGTTCATGGGCTTCGTGGCCCTGTATGGGGTGATGCACTACTTTGACTTCAACCAACCGCACCTGACCCTGGGCGGTCTGGTGAATATCGAACTGACCCTGCTGGTGGGGTGGATCGCCTCCATCGTCGGCCTGCTGCTGTTCATCTGCACCGGCATGGTCTACGCCAGCGTCAAGTTCCTGCCGGAGTGGCGCTGCGGCCTCACTGTGGTCAACTACACCCTGCTGGGCAGCGCCTCCGGCTACACCGCCGGCGCGGTGCTGGCGGTGCAGAAAGCCGGGCGCGTCTCCGACTACATCCTGGCCTGGGCCATCGCCATCACCCTCACCGGCATGGTCACCCGCATCATCCAGTTGCGCCGCAACAAACGCCTGCGCCCGGCGGTGACCCACAAGTCGGCCATGGGCGTGCACCATGGCAAAATCCGTCAGGTCTCCATGGGTTTCATGGGCGGCTCCTATAACACCAAGGAGTACTTCCACGGCAAGAGCCCCAGCTTTGTCTGCAGCGTCAAGTGGGCGTTCCTCTTCTTGAGCTTCCCCATCCCCATTGCGCTGCTCATCGCTGGACGCCACTTGGATATCCTGGACCTGATGTTCGCCGCCTTCATCGTGCAGATTTTCGGCCTGATGCTGGAGCGCTGGCACTTCCTGGCCGACGCCAATCACGTACAGAATATCTACTATCAGACAGTCGGCTAG
- a CDS encoding 4Fe-4S dicluster domain-containing protein, with product MTQLALVIDLNICVGCHGCVTSCKSWNTSGWAGPLTDVNPYGADPHGTFFNRVQTFEVGEYPSTETIHFPKSCLHCEEAPCVPVCPTEASYKRAEDGIVLVDYDKCIGCKYCSWSCPYGMREFDPGQKVMKKCTLCVDRIYDQNLPEAERKPACVLACPAGARLFGDVHDPDSAASKAIREKGGFVLMPEMGAKPSNHYLPRRKTELEIQPEELVRTDNPLAVEGELSALEKGAHTLDDFMSGG from the coding sequence ATGACCCAATTGGCTCTGGTCATCGATTTGAACATCTGTGTGGGCTGCCACGGCTGCGTCACCAGCTGCAAAAGCTGGAACACTTCCGGCTGGGCGGGCCCGCTCACCGACGTCAACCCCTATGGGGCCGATCCCCACGGCACCTTCTTCAACCGCGTGCAGACCTTTGAAGTGGGCGAGTATCCCAGCACGGAGACCATCCACTTCCCCAAGAGCTGCCTGCACTGCGAAGAGGCCCCCTGCGTGCCGGTGTGCCCCACCGAAGCCAGCTACAAGCGCGCAGAGGACGGCATTGTGCTGGTGGACTACGACAAGTGCATCGGCTGTAAGTACTGCTCCTGGTCCTGCCCCTACGGCATGCGCGAGTTCGACCCCGGGCAGAAGGTGATGAAGAAGTGCACCCTGTGCGTGGATCGCATCTATGACCAGAACCTGCCCGAAGCCGAGCGCAAACCCGCCTGCGTGCTGGCCTGCCCGGCGGGGGCGCGCCTGTTTGGCGACGTGCACGATCCCGACTCCGCCGCCTCCAAGGCGATTCGCGAAAAGGGCGGCTTTGTGCTGATGCCGGAGATGGGCGCCAAGCCCTCCAACCACTACCTGCCCCGGCGCAAGACCGAGCTGGAGATTCAGCCCGAGGAGTTGGTGCGCACCGACAACCCGCTGGCGGTGGAAGGCGAGCTGTCGGCGCTGGAAAAGGGCGCCCACACCCTGGACGATTTCATGTCCGGCGGCTAA